CCGAGAACGTGTCCCGACGAACGGGACACGTGCGGGTGAACGGCCCGATACGCGCGCCCCGCGTTGAAGTGACGCACGTACTCGGTCACGAACGCGTCTTCAGCCGGGTCGAGGGGTTCGTGCCCGGGTTCGACCGGGAGTGGGGGTGGATCCGGAACGGGTTTCTTTCGGGTCATCGTTCTAGCTCCAGGATGCGTGCGATTGGATTCTCGTCACGGAACTTCCGCAGAACGGTTCGGGGTACACTCTGCGGTCAGGCGTCGTTCGCCCCACGGGGCGAACTCGGACGGGTAGCGGGACTATTTGATTTCCGGTCCAACGACCGGCTCGAACTCGTCTCGGGGGTGGTCACCCGTCGGATGAAGAAAACCATCGTCCGCACCGTCCGCACCGTCCGGACGTGCGTTTCCCCCGGCGATTTCGTTATCCTGTTGCGGACGGTCCGAGGACGGTCCCCAGTTCACAGCGCCCGCACCACCGTCCGCATCCGACTCCAGGATTTGCAGTGGATCGGACGGTGCGGACGGTGCGGACGATGAATTCCCCGGCTCAACGGGTACCCAGGTGATCCGGACGACCCGGGTTCGGTTGCGCCCGCCCACGCGCCCCTCGCAGTTGACGTCGAGGCCGTGGACCCGGCGGAGGTTCGGGGCCAGGCGCCGGAGCTTATTGGTCAGGGCGTTCGGCTGCTTGGGCCAGTCCCGGGGACGAATGGCCGGGGCGAATCTGTCCAGCTGGTGGAGCAGTTCGGCCGGTGCCCCCTGCCACTGGTCCTCGTCACGCATGAGGGCCAGGAGCGCCGTGGGCAGCGAGGAACCGTCCAGGGCCTGGACGTGCGCCCCGGTTTGGTTCTCTCGGTACGCATCGAGGAACCGCGCCTCCTCCCCCATCCCGTGCTCGCACGCGACCGCGAACCGGGCGAAGTCGGCCATTCGGGGCAACTCGTCGAGACGAATTTCGGGCAATTCTCTTAACCCGGCGGAAACGCGGTCGAGCAGCGCGCCCAGCAAGTACGGGTGCGCGGCGTCGAACGCGTCCCAGAACTCCGATTCGAGCCGGCGCCGGCGCTCGGGGATCGCCGGGTGCCGGATCAGCACGGACCGCTCCAACAGGTCCCCGCGGGTCACGAAGTCCTCGATCCCGTTGAGCACGAGCGGGCGCGTGGCCTCGAAAATGACCTCGTCCCCGTCGGTGTACAGTGCCCGCGCGGTGAACGCGCCCCCGGTGGACAACCGGCACAGCGCGTCACTCAGCCACGGAGCCAGGTGCGACACGTTGTCGAACGCCAGCGCCCACCCGGTGGAAGCTCCGATCATCAGATCCCGCGCGTCCCGGAGTTCGCTCCGGAGTTCGGCCCTGCTCGGATCGATCAGGCGCTTGAGGACCCGCGCGGTGGTCGATTTCGCGGTCCCCTGTTCGCCCAACAGGACCAGGAGCGGGAACGGCCCAGACGGGCGCAGGGCGCCCACGAGCCACGCCCGAATCAGAGCGAACGTGTGATCGTCCGCGACGTTGAGGAACGCGCGCAGGTGGTTCAGGTCGCCCCCACGGGCCGGAACGGGTAGCGCGAGCATCCCGCTGGGCTTGCAGAACCGCACCGGGGGCTCGGGGCACTCGCGCCACCCGGCGCGGTCGATCTCGATAACCGTAAATTCTTTGTCGGCGAGGTGCAGGTACACACGCCCCTCGTGGCCCGCGACGCGCACATGGGCCGGGCACTCGGGTCCGTCGTGGACGGCCGCGGCCTCGATCACGTTGAGCGCGTTGGACACGGCCTCCGATCCGGGGACTTTCCCGGTGCCCCGCTTCCGGAAGGAATTGACCAGGAACGAGCGGAACGCTCCGGATCGGACCGGATACGAAACGCGCCCGACGGTCGCGTACCCGGTTTGCTTGGCATCGTGCCACAGGTCCGCGCTTAACCCGATCTGGGCCAGAACTTCGGCGACCGTGGGCGGTTTTGCGGGTGACCCGCTCGCGGCTCCGGATTTGTTTTCTCCGGGAGCTGTGGTAGGCGGAGCGACCTCCGTGAGGCCCCCGGCCACCCGTTCGGCCAGCGCCCGTCCCCGATCGGGCCAGGCCTCACCTTCCCGGTTCGTGAGCCACATGCGGACGTCCTTGACACCGTCCGGAGTAAGTGCCCAATAAACACTCCGGTTCAGGCTGGTGGCCAACTTTGTCGCAACAGACACGGCCCCGTCGCGCCCCGGGAATTGCCCATCACCTTTCTGATCGTTATCCCCGAGGATCACAATGGGGCGGTCGAGAGGGAACTTATGGAGCAGTTCCGCGAGCAGGGCCGATCCCCCGGTGTTGCTCGGGCGCCCCACGCAGGCAAGCCCCGCGCAGTGCATCGCCAGGGCGTCCGTTGGACCCTCGACCACGTACACCGGTCCCGCACACG
This region of Gemmata massiliana genomic DNA includes:
- a CDS encoding toprim domain-containing protein: MPVEALDALPLIGFDHDDRCWTFPETDAQGNVIGILRRFVSPAPDGSNKKRMKGSRSGLTLPEGWGSCAGPVYVVEGPTDALAMHCAGLACVGRPSNTGGSALLAELLHKFPLDRPIVILGDNDQKGDGQFPGRDGAVSVATKLATSLNRSVYWALTPDGVKDVRMWLTNREGEAWPDRGRALAERVAGGLTEVAPPTTAPGENKSGAASGSPAKPPTVAEVLAQIGLSADLWHDAKQTGYATVGRVSYPVRSGAFRSFLVNSFRKRGTGKVPGSEAVSNALNVIEAAAVHDGPECPAHVRVAGHEGRVYLHLADKEFTVIEIDRAGWRECPEPPVRFCKPSGMLALPVPARGGDLNHLRAFLNVADDHTFALIRAWLVGALRPSGPFPLLVLLGEQGTAKSTTARVLKRLIDPSRAELRSELRDARDLMIGASTGWALAFDNVSHLAPWLSDALCRLSTGGAFTARALYTDGDEVIFEATRPLVLNGIEDFVTRGDLLERSVLIRHPAIPERRRRLESEFWDAFDAAHPYLLGALLDRVSAGLRELPEIRLDELPRMADFARFAVACEHGMGEEARFLDAYRENQTGAHVQALDGSSLPTALLALMRDEDQWQGAPAELLHQLDRFAPAIRPRDWPKQPNALTNKLRRLAPNLRRVHGLDVNCEGRVGGRNRTRVVRITWVPVEPGNSSSAPSAPSDPLQILESDADGGAGAVNWGPSSDRPQQDNEIAGGNARPDGADGADDGFLHPTGDHPRDEFEPVVGPEIK